The following are from one region of the Arachis duranensis cultivar V14167 chromosome 10, aradu.V14167.gnm2.J7QH, whole genome shotgun sequence genome:
- the LOC107469160 gene encoding prohibitin-1, mitochondrial, with translation MNLKNMKVPNVPGGAGGGAASALLKLSVIGGIGLYAAANSLYNVEGGHRAIVFNRLIGVKDKVYPEGTHFVVPWFERPVIYDVRARPHLVESTSGSRDLQMVKIGLRVLTRPLPSELPTIYRTLGENFNERVLPSIIHETLKAVVAQYNASQLITQREAVSREIRKVLTERAVNFNIALDDVSITTLTFGKEFTAAIEAKQVAAQEAERSKFVVEKAEQDKRSAVIRAQGEAKSAQLIGQAIANNPAFITLRKIEAAREIANTVSNAANKVYLNSDDLLLNLQEMKLEPSKK, from the exons ATGAATCTGAAGAACATGAAGGTTCCGAACGTTCCCGGAGGTGCTGGTGGTGGCGCAGCGTCGGCGCTGTTGAAGCTGAGTGTGATCGGTGGGATTGGTTTGTATGCTGCTGCCAACAGTCTCTACAATGTTGAGGGAGGACACCGAGCTATTGTTTTCAACCGTTTAATTGGTGTCAAAGACAAG GTCTATCCAGAAGGGACACACTTCGTTGTTCCATGGTTTGAGAGGCCTGTCATATATGATGTTCGTGCACGACCGCATCTAGTTGAGAGTACCTCAGGAAGTCGTGATCTCCAGATG GTGAAAATTGGGCTTCGAGTCCTTACTCGTCCTTTGCCAAGTGAGTTACCTACAATTTATCGGACCCTTGGTGAGAACTTCAATGAAAGGGTTTTACCTTCAATTATACATGAAACTTTGAAAGCTGTTGTTGCCCAATACAATGCCAGCCAGCTTATTACTCAGCGCGAG GCTGTTAGTAGGGAAATCCGGAAGGTTCTGACTGAGAGGGCTGTTAACTTCAATATCGCCCTTGATGATGTGTCAATTACCACTCTAACATTTGGCAAGGAGTTTACTGCTGCAATTGAAGCCAAACAGGTGGCTGCACAAGAAGCTGAGAGGTCTAAATTTGTTGTGGAGAAAGCTGAACAAGACAAGAGAAGTGCCGTAATTAGAGCACAG GGAGAAGCAAAAAGTGCCCAACTTATTGGACAAGCTATTGCCAACAATCCAGCTTTTATCACACTGAGGAAGATCGAAGCCGCAAGAGAGATTGCGAATACTGTATCCAACGCAGCAAACAAGGTTTACCTGAACT